The window CAGCAACACTGCAGAAGTTGATTGTCGGGTTCATTTTGCCTGTAACGAATGTGGCTCTTCTGTCATCATTTGGGCTCCGCAGCCTGCCATGAGACGGGCTGCCGCCGATTGTCTTTgtcaaatgtgttgtgtttaccTGGGTCGTCTTTGGCTTCGTCCGCCACGTTGCCGAGCTCAATGTCAAAGTCGATGCCGAGCACGGTGTTGTGGCCATTGTTCCGAGGGACtgaggagagaagtgagagacGAGGGTTTAGATAAAGGATTAACAAAGGTATTATATTTCCTCACTGGCGTCCCTGCTTGTGGGTTTTGTGTGGATTTGTTTCATTACTCCACGAGAATGAATCAATGTCATGGTTTAGTGCCTGTGTTTCCAAAGGTAAGCGCATTTAACCACTTTGCATTATTGACCGCAGAGCtccgaaaaaaaaccctgcagaaaCTCCAGAAGTCAAATGTGAATCATAACATGAAGAAGGGCAAATGGCTCATCTGAGGCATCTTCTGGGTAAATGTTGCCTCGAAAACAACCAgtagctgcacacacacacacacacacacacacataacagtACACTCCGCCAGTCCTGAAATAGCCTCTTTCCTTCTCCGGTGGGGTCACACCGCCCAAAATACCATAAGCCAAGCTGTCTTATGAAAGGTCAACTGACAAGTGAAGCATAGGAAGTTGgttctttgacttttttctgtGGCAGCGAAAGATGCTTTGACCCTTTAAGTTTATCGGAGGATGAAACGTTGTCTTCACCGGTGTTAGATTCCTTAACGAAGAGTGTTTTTATCAAGGGAAGTCAATAAAGATTAAGGACatatcaaaatgtttattttagtATTTGCAGATGAGCTGGTGGAATTTGCAATAATGAGACAAACATCTATAAAAGTATTCCCAACATCCCAGACAGATTCTTGCTCCTATGCTACAAATTTGCAGTAACCTGCACTTGAACTGGCAAACccccaaatcccccccccccccccccccccccccccccaaatatgccagagcagtgaaagaccccccccccccccccccacatgccAGGTCATGGCATCCGATCAGACTGCGACGTAGTCTGTCTGTCGTAGGAATCTGAGAGCAGGGAGGTCACACTCACACCAGGCTCTCCAGTAATCCCAGGCACGCAGGTCGGCGAGTGTCGGTGCTTTTAAGGAAATCGCCCCCCAGGAGTCTTACATCCGGTCGTTGGGTGGATATATTTAAAGAGTAAATAAAGTCATGTGCTAATTAAGGGCACAGTAATTCAAACCTTGACAGTGTGACCAGTAGTAAAATATAGCTTTGATATTCTATGTCATCAAGATGGGCTATTGATAATGTGTAATTATTCTTATTCGTCtacttatatttattttctccgaTGCCATTTTGTATCATGAAGGGTTTCACCAAAttacaaagtattttttttttttaaattactgtatataaagaaaaacacaatcgaCCATAATACAACTGAGGCCGATGGAATTTCCTGCTGCTCAAACCTTTGAAAATATAGATATGGAATGTttgtgtctgggttttttttgtgtgacccATAGATCTCACTGTCAACAGTTTTCATGTGACTTTTagttcaaatgtaaataaaaaaataggttCATGGGTTATCCAGAGCGAATGTTCTTCTTTAATAGTCAGAGCACCGAATACAAAAGAACATATTTATTGTATTCAATCCCTCTGCATGGTTAGATACCGCTAGAGGTTGGTTCGTAATTTGAGGGAAGTGACTCCAAAGATCATACTCAATGTTGTTACATTGGCCACTATTGTTATTTCATGCCTGCCAGAACACCGAGCAAACCAAGTCATGTTTTAAGGTTATGGAGTCATGGAAGCATTTATAACAATGATCCGCGCGCACAAAAAAATCAGACTCGGGTGAAACCAAAATGGTGCATGCTGTGAAGCGTCTCGTGGCGAGTGACATCACAAATACTTTCAGAAAGTCCCCATGATTGAAAAGGCACATAATCAAATCTAATGTAAGTATGCGTTCGATTCTATCCAGTTTATCGAAAACTTGAGAattgacagaattttttttgtgttggcgGTAGGTTTTTGAACTTTAGAAAAAAGCCACAGCACACATCTGCACTTGGGGCACGGCCGAGTTGTTTCCTTCACACCCCGGAGCTCTTATTCAAATAGTTCCTATTTCGGTCCGAggtgtctctcctcctcccctctctcgtcTTATTCGAACCATCTTCATGAAAGCCTTGATTTCTAGAACTACTCTGCCATGGTGCAAACTGTTAGATTGATGTCTCCCTCAAGCAGCGCAGACAGGTGTTAATGTaatcttctctcctcctcccttcttatAATTATGTGCTGCCATCTGGCAAGCTGAGTGCGAACCTCATGATCTCACCTCTGATCCTATACTTGGCTTTTCTCACCAAACATTTCTTGTGTCAAAGGAGCTTGGTGTCGGATTTTTGGTATGGTGACGTTTGCTGTGCCTACAAGTGAGCATGGCCCAAAAACACTTACTATTCTAGTAATTCTTCGCGTCTGTTGCTACTTCAGTATGGCTATATACTGTATCATAATTTCCATATTCACTTAAACTACACTTTTGAGTAGTTCCTGGTTGATCTGTTTATTGTAGGCGGAGAGAACTTGGGAGAGAATCAAATTCTAagttgaaagttttttttaactgtagcccaaaaaaaagaattacctTGAGAGGAAAAGATAAAGCTTGATTTACATACTTGAATTCTCATATGTGAGAGGGTCACATATTATAGGTTTCTGGCTTTACAAAGGAAATCTGTCATGTTGTGAAAAATCGAGTAAAACGTAAGTTGTGCGCACGTGGGAGCTGACTGCAAACTGCAAGGATTAATTATATCCACGTGTTTGAGTACAAAATGGATGTGATAATACACATAATCTGTCTGGTCAACATCACTCTTGAGTCCCCAGAATGTGACGTGTTTCCAAATAAACAAAGTGTTCTCGGATTCAGACGAAGAAATATGCAAATTTGCTCCAATTTGAGAGCAATAGACCTGTCAGGGAGTTGATGAAGACGAATAGCGGGACAAAGAAGTGccttttaaaagttaaagtcTGTGACCCCAAAGTAAACAAAAGCTTCACCGCACCATCAGACATCAAACACGGCGATAAGAGCCCGCTGAAGTAACATTATTATGAGCCGTTAGAGCTGctctaattaatatttttacgTGAACAGTATGCGTTTCtatatttgtaatgtaaatacTTGCAGTGATGAACACAGACAATTATCACTCAACTTTGGAGGGTCCCTCAGCCTTTAGGCGTCTTTCAGATCACTAGTTTCACCTTTATGGACCACAACTATGCCGCTTTGTTTCTATTTCACCGCTGTCATCAGCATCCTCTCCAGACACAGCATCTGTTGTTATCGAAAAAGcgtttagcagctaaagagggAGATATTTCCCCAAGGAATAGATTAAAAACGAACTAactgggcaaaaaaaaaaggagaagggagTGAATGAAGGATATGACTAAAAATGTATGCTAATATTGTCGTGTGTCTCCTGCATTTGTAACAATGCGACAGTTTGATAGCATGTTCACCGTTTGTGTCAGGTTAAAAGGTGTTAatgtgtggtgttgtgtttacagcacGGCTCCCAATAAAGACAGAATCAATGCAGTTTTAAGGGTCTgcttatattattaatatttgtaaaCAGGTCTATGATTTAATTTGGGGCCGACAAATAATGATTTTCCATCTAGAACCCCCAAGCCTTCAGTTACGTCCGTGAGTAAACCTTAGAATAAGATGCTCAAGAACTTCCTCTCTACAAATTGCAAGCATGATATTGGGGTCTGCCACAGTGTAGAAGATTAAATagaatacaattaaaaatcTATCTCTTACTGTGGACGTCCCCTCTCTGCTTGGTGACCTCCTTCTGGATGGTGTTGTCTACAGGGGTGACCGGTGGTGGCGTTGGGGCCGGGGGGCGTCTGGTGGGAGCTACCGGCCTCGGCGGGATGTAGGGCTTGCGTGTGGGTATTTGTGGCTTCCTGGTGGGGACGAAGGGCTTCCGGGTGGGCACTGGCGGCTTGCGTGGAGGTGGGGTGACCCTTTTTGGAGGCGGAGGTGCCTTGGtcgtcattgttgttgttgtggttgtcgacgtcgtcgtcgtcgctgttgttgtggtggttgttgtggATTTGGGGATAACTGGGAAGATTCTCCTTGGAGTCTCTGGTGGgcggatggtggtggtggtcctCCGCTGATCCAGGTCGGGGATGTGGTTGTGATGATTTGGCGGCGGTTTGCCTGGTCTGGGAGGGTCAATAACCACCTTTGGAATGGCTGAAATAATACGAGAATGCAGACGGAGCACTGAAATATGAGCACTTGAGACTTAATGAGGCGTAGAATTGCAGACTAACTGCGATGATTAGCCTGACTGTTGCAGGCGGGGGGCTGCCTCTCATCTACGGAGATTTCTCCTGAAATCTATTAACTAAAAGTTAGCATTCCAAAACAAACTGGGTGTCTCAAATGACAATGAAGGAAAATCTCACATTTGCAAAAGTAGCCCATATAATTGGCATAAGGCAAGTTCACAAGCATTCATTTCTGGGCGTTTTAAAGACAAATGTGGACCTTTTTTCATGGAAGGACAAACGGGTCCAGGGGTACATGGAAGGCACGAAGGCACCCCGGGCTCAAATGAATTTCTGCTTTTGTGAAATTTATGTGGCTTTCTGACCAAGGCTCTTTATTCACGCTCGTCCTGATTAGTAATTCTTTGTGTGCTCGTTGCCAGAGGCTTCACGGCATCAGGCtaaagctgctgtgtgtgtgtgtgtgtgtgtgtgtgtgtgtgtgtgtgtgtgtgtgtgtgtgtggaatgatCTCTGCACTCAAACAGGCTGCGGTGCCCCGGAGATCACCCTCACTCTGCAGACGTCATCAAAGTTACACCTCCCTCTGCTTTTGTTCCGCCGCACATTCTTCACGTCAGGAGCAGACACAGAGATTGGGGGGTTGGGgcggtggcgggggggggggggggggggggggggggggggggcgctatAAGGGTTTCATGAGTGAGGAATGAGAGTGGACAAAGGCAAGTGGTTTGAACTCAGTTATTGCCTCCTCGGGTTGCAGGCCACTTTGATATGTGATACACAAATAGGATATTGCAACTTGTGGCCCACACCCTTTGGGCAGGTGACAGGGTGAATTATTTGCGGCGCCCTACGCCAGGAGGCATCGTCTCTGCTCCATGGACTGTTACACCAGTTGTGTCTGCTAGCTGATTAAATAACTGTGGAGAATAAATGACTTCTTGTCCACTGAGCTGAAACTGCAGACGCACGGACTAATGAACTGTGTGTCAGCAAGCAGACTGAGACAAACTAGCAGGgaaagaaatatttcaaatttgatGATGACTAATCTTATTTGGCTGATTAAAATGGCCAGATGTCAAAGCTGGAGTCGGTCTGGGCACACGTGATAATGGCGCAGGCTGATTTTAACTGACAGCCATGGCAAGGAAAGGAATTTCAGTCCCAGCCCTGTGCTTGCAACGCtattcctccctccttctttctttccaacctttttaaaatacactggcaaagaaaaaccccaaaaattgtcagggttagggttagggcttcTCTCTTCAAAAGTGAACACTGGGGCCGGGGTTTTGCCCTCAGTCCTTACGTTTGCAGTCGTGGCCCATCCCCCTGTAGCCGTCTCTGCATTTGCACTTGTATGAGCCCGGCGTGTTGTAGCAGGTGGCAAGGCTGCTGCAGTGGCTCTGACCTAGAGAGCACTCGTCCACATCTGAAACATAATGGAAACAtaacaaaattcagcaactggGTGCAAGTGTAAAAAGGCTTCAGACGTAACAGCAGAATATCAGAGGCTAATTGCTTCACATCCACTTCAAGGAGGGCTCAAGGTTTGTGTCCGGCGTGCAGTTAGTGAAAGCATTTAAGTAATAACAGTGATCCTTCCATGAATGCCGGAGCAAAATCATTACAAGAGAAAAAATCCTTCCCTTGACATAGCGCTGCAAGGCCTGCGTAGCGTTATAGAGGCAACTGCCACCAGTGCTCATTTAACTATCACTGCTCAACACTCCTTTCCCCCATCAAAGGTTTGTTATGAAAAAgtgacacattaacacattaagaTTGCTGTATTCTCCAGATTCTGCTCAAGGGTCAAGGTAATGTGGATTTGTGTAGAATACCAATTCAAACTTCAGGTGTCAGGTATTCATATATCACTGCAGGGCAAAATCTAACAGCATGGAACTGAACAAGTTTGAATTCGTTTTGCAGTGGTTTGGTGAAGGCTCATTAAATCTAAAGTATTTTTGGTTCCTCcttcattattttcttgttttctagTTCAAATATTTACTTCGGTGAATAGTGATCCAATCTATTCTTTGCATTTACTGTATCGACAGGCCTTGTATTAAAAATGTTGTCACACCTGATCCCCCGGTGGGTAAAGGATTTCTCCAGTGGTTTTATCCGGCTAATGCAGTAATCCTGTATGAAACCCTTAATCCCCAGTGGTGGAAGAGGtatccatttcttttttatttaaaaaagaagaattaaatGTAACAATACCTCAGTGTGAAAATACACTGAGGTCTAATTAAGTATTATCACAGATACTTCAAAATCCAAGGTAAAACTACTTATCGTGTCCAATATGTCTTTAATTGGGTTcagtataattattattacattatgtCATTGGATTAATATAAATAATCAGCAACaatttaatgtcatttaataTAGAGTTAGTTAAGATGCTTTATGTACTGGGTAGTTTAATCTCTAAAAATGCATCATAATTTGTGaaacaattttgttttgtaaatcttAATCCGAGTCGTAGTCgccaaataaatgtaatggaaTAAGagtcaaaacaaataaaataaatcttttgaCAGTAACGTTACTGAGCTTCTGTGAAATAACCACTACGTCTCAGCaacactgtatttacatttttgttctttttaacttGCTCCCTCGGTGTCTGTCAGAATTCACTAGAAATAACTTCTTAGCAGATCTATGAACTttgtaagttgttgtttttttttatatgtgaaAGCCACACTGCAGAGGACTCGTGACAGTACCTGTGCACTGGTATTTCCCATTGACGTATTGCAGGTCAAACCCGTCGTGGCACTTGCAGATGTAGCTACCGAAGGTGTTGATGCATTTCCTGAACCTGGGACACACGGCTATTCCTGCTGCGCACTCGTCCACATCtgcaaggaaggaagggaagcgTGACGCACAAACAGATATTCAACTcaacaaataacaaattcatcctttttttcaccAAAGTTGCTTTTTTAGAGCTGGTCACAGCCTACATATGATGCACTCAAAATAATACAATGCAATGAAACACCTCTAGATTAAAAACAGCAATTTAGTTCGAACATTTCTAATTTATTATGGCCTTTTCTGGTTAGTATTCATTTATGAACAAAGCCTATTAAGTATTCTGTTCAGTGAGCAGAATacagtgtttcattatttaatgACCTATTCTAAGTGTCTTTGTTTATCACCTTTGCAGACATGTGGGCATTAATATTTAGACGCTGAGAGGCTCAAAGCTTAAAATCATTAATGCATTTGCTGCATTGTACTGCTGGGGCACTGTGGTGCTACAGGgactgttatttaaaaaacaaagagacaccTGAACCAGCTGAGAAAACAAGGCAGTGAAGGAAATGGGCCGAGCTCGCTCATTCCCTTAACAACTACTGCCGAGGTTCTCATTGGCAAGGCACGCCGCTCCAGTGAGCTTAATGGACCACGTttggaggctgctgctgctgctgctgctgcattattcAGCTACCGACAGGAAAATGGTAAACTGATTTTACACAGCACACATTGATGCAGGTactaaaaaatacaatatgtcttcataaagaaaatattgttgCTTGTTAAGTCCCGAATTtatgaatacatgaatatttACATGTGGCTTTGAAGACGGCTCTGACTTGGCAAAGAgtaggaggttttttttttaaacatctgacTTCAACTCatagctcacacacacacacacacacacacacacacacacacaggttataCTATCCCAAAGAACACTAAGCTCTGCAACTGCGAGCTCCATCCCTAGTCATGGTCATTAATCAAgggtttgttgttgtcctgtCACAGtgcaaaaagacaagacaaatcCTCCCTCTGGTCGATCACAAGACGTCCCCGTTAAGGGATTCCTGGCCTACAGTATAATCTGTTTTGGTAAACACATACCATAGCAGGTGCACACTTTCTTAAAACGGCTGTTACAATTTGGAAAAAGACTAAAATTCACAACCCAAAATTAGTACGTTAACCATCAAGTGGCTTTTCTTCTCatacttaaattttttttttggaaatatgtaAGTCAATCAAATCTTAAGTCAGTAAGTGTGGCatattgtgttttgtctttgttccacaaatattcatttatttcatcccGAATAAAAGcctacatatatattattaaaaaaaaaatagtagatTGTTTGTTGCTACTCGTTGGTGGTAGATGTAGGACAAATCTGACTGTTCCCACACATGATATTACCACTTTATAAATAAGGtaataaatacatattgatCAGAGCGATCGCAAAATGACTAGAAAAATCTTTCACACATTTGCTTTCACAGCATCATAATGAGCAAAAACTCTCCTTTCTGTAAGGCTAGATGATTATAGATAAGAAATACTCTGCCATAAATATGATTAGAAACTCTCCATAAAACTCCAGTCTTGCTTCCAGCGGGATCCTGTTGCAATACCTGTTGCAGGCAACCTCTCTGTCCGCTCCTGCTCCATATTTCATGATTTATGTCCGCCCTCTTTTACAGATCTGCCCCCCCTCATTAGCCAGTCTGCAGTTAAGTGGGGCCCTATGGTGGAGTAACCGGGAACAGCCCAGTTTGGAACAGCCTGTATTTAAACCTGACACAGGTTAACTGCCTCAACTGGACCCCTTCATCTGTTAGTTACTCATCTGAGGAGCTGTGCAGTGTACACCTGGTACtgaaaggagggggaggggggtctgCCCCCTCAGTGCATTTCTGCTGTAAAAGCTGAAGGTATAGTCAGAGAGTGGAATCACAATTTGGTGACAAGGACGGAAACATCTTGGATGAATTTCGACTTTACTCGCTAAGAGGTTTCATCTCAGCTCACAAGTTGAATTTTACCCGCCaagttttctctctcgctctgccaaAACAGTTGCGTTATTAACACTCAGCAGAACACACATCAACATACTCATTTGTGATGCATTTAAAAGGAGTAAGTGATCAGAATAAAGGCtccgttttttttgtgaagggCCCGTGGAGATGAGCAGTAAATAAAAGAACTGGGACGTACCCACGCAGGTTCTTCCATCTGGAGCCAGCTGGAGCCCCGGGGACGGACACTGACAGCGGACCTCTCCCTTCAGCACCTCGCAGCCATACTGGCAGTTGGCCATGCCACAAGTGCGAGCATCTGGTGGACACAAGGGGAAGACAACACATATTAACACATGCTGTTGTCGCACGGGAGTGCAGGGGGTGGACAGGTTGTCCCGCTTTCTCTCCCACCCACACTCTATTTCCTTCTAACATAGACACTCGCACTAAGTCCTTATGCCCCGGCCGATGTGT is drawn from Scophthalmus maximus strain ysfricsl-2021 chromosome 8, ASM2237912v1, whole genome shotgun sequence and contains these coding sequences:
- the npnta gene encoding nephronectin a isoform X6, which codes for MELWTKLVLLCGCCCFGASADFDGRWPRQMASSNGLCRYGPRVDCCWGWTRRSWGHCQPVCQPGCKHGDCVGPNKCKCHPGFTGKTCNQDLNECGLKPRPCKHRCMNTYGSYKCYCQNGYMLMPDGTCGNARTCGMANCQYGCEVLKGEVRCQCPSPGLQLAPDGRTCVDVDECAAGIAVCPRFRKCINTFGSYICKCHDGFDLQYVNGKYQCTDVDECSLGQSHCSSLATCYNTPGSYKCKCRDGYRGMGHDCKPIPKVVIDPPRPGKPPPNHHNHIPDLDQRRTTTTIRPPETPRRIFPVIPKSTTTTTTTATTTTSTTTTTTMTTKAPPPPKRVTPPPRKPPVPTRKPFVPTRKPQIPTRKPYIPPRPVAPTRRPPAPTPPPVTPVDNTIQKEVTKQRGDVHIPRNNGHNTVLGIDFDIELGNVADEAKDDPESGYLSCSFDDGLCGWIRDKDGDLHWETTPDPSGGRYLTIPEVGNKRTGRGARLVLPLTSPWNDGNLCLSFRHKLAGHHVGMLQVFVKKGKQYSPAVWGRTGGNGWRHTQITLWGAGLESVILKGERGRGRSGEMAVDDITLRKGSCTEEHNLRRL
- the npnta gene encoding nephronectin a isoform X5; translation: MELWTKLVLLCGCCCFGASADFDGRWPRQMASSNGLCRYGPRVDCCWGWTRRSWGHCQPLFALTHRVVGIRCQPQAVCQPGCKHGDCVGPNKCKCHPGFTGKTCNQDLNECGLKPRPCKHRCMNTYGSYKCYCQNGYMLMPDGTCGNARTCGMANCQYGCEVLKGEVRCQCPSPGLQLAPDGRTCVDVDECAAGIAVCPRFRKCINTFGSYICKCHDGFDLQYVNGKYQCTDVDECSLGQSHCSSLATCYNTPGSYKCKCRDGYRGMGHDCKPIPKVVIDPPRPGKPPPNHHNHIPDLDQRRTTTTIRPPETPRRIFPVIPKSTTTTTTTATTTTSTTTTTTMTTKAPPPPKRVTPPPRKPPVPTRKPFVPTRKPQIPTRKPYIPPRPVAPTRRPPAPTPPPVTPVDNTIQKEVTKQRGDVHIPRNNGHNTVLGIDFDIELGNVADEAKDDPESGYLSCSFDDGLCGWIRDKDGDLHWETTPDPSGGRYLTIPEVGNKRTGRGARLVLPLTSPWNDGNLCLSFRHKLAGHHVGMLQVFVKKGKQYSPAVWGRTGGNGWRHTQITLWGAGLESVILKGERGRGRSGEMAVDDITLRKGSCTEEHNLRRL